One genomic region from Alteromonas pelagimontana encodes:
- a CDS encoding ExbD/TolR family protein, translating to MARKVRTEEEDAAIDMTPMLDIVFIMLIFFIVTTVFVKEAGVEVIKPDASQAFLHKNANIFIAITEDGNVWLDKREVAPDSVRANLERLLTEQPTDYVIIQADIKAKHGRVVEVMDQVKAAGVDRISVAARG from the coding sequence ATGGCTCGAAAAGTCAGAACCGAAGAGGAAGATGCTGCGATTGACATGACGCCCATGTTGGATATCGTGTTTATCATGCTTATTTTCTTCATCGTTACCACGGTTTTCGTTAAGGAAGCGGGTGTTGAAGTCATTAAGCCCGACGCGAGCCAGGCGTTCCTTCACAAAAATGCCAATATATTCATCGCAATTACTGAAGATGGAAATGTGTGGCTGGATAAACGTGAGGTAGCGCCCGACAGCGTTAGAGCAAATTTAGAGCGATTGTTAACGGAACAGCCTACTGATTATGTGATCATTCAGGCTGACATTAAAGCCAAACATGGTCGAGTAGTAGAAGTCATGGACCAGGTTAAAGCTGCAGGTGTTGATCGCATTTCGGTAGCAGCAAGGGGTTAA
- a CDS encoding DUF3450 domain-containing protein: MSKRTLIASTVMGALALTGSAVVSAATLNDLQKEEAKIHAAAAKSQEKINTLFEQSQELLVEYRQTVDQTENLKVYNDYIASLVADQQRSIDSLQRQIDSIEATKQGIVPLMFRMIDSLEKFVELDVPINLDERRERIQRLRDLMANSNVTVSEQFRQVIEAYLVEVEYGTKIQSYQGAIDDNGTNVTVDFFNLGRTALLALSLDQSNAWVWDNEARAWEKLGDEYLSSVVDAVKMANGTIPSDLIKLPIKAAE, translated from the coding sequence ATGAGCAAGAGAACTCTTATTGCTTCTACTGTGATGGGTGCATTGGCACTAACAGGTAGTGCAGTCGTCTCTGCAGCTACTCTTAACGATCTTCAAAAAGAAGAAGCTAAGATTCATGCTGCTGCAGCGAAATCTCAAGAAAAAATCAACACATTGTTTGAGCAGTCTCAAGAGCTGTTAGTTGAGTATCGTCAAACTGTTGACCAAACTGAGAATCTAAAAGTCTATAACGATTATATTGCTAGCCTGGTTGCGGATCAGCAACGCAGCATCGATTCTCTGCAACGTCAAATCGACAGCATTGAAGCTACAAAGCAAGGTATCGTGCCTTTAATGTTTCGCATGATCGATAGTCTTGAAAAGTTCGTTGAGCTTGATGTACCTATCAATCTTGATGAGCGTCGTGAACGCATTCAGCGTCTGCGTGACCTAATGGCTAACTCAAATGTAACCGTTTCCGAGCAATTCCGTCAGGTTATTGAAGCTTATTTGGTAGAAGTTGAATACGGTACCAAGATTCAGTCTTACCAAGGTGCTATTGATGATAATGGTACTAACGTAACGGTTGACTTCTTTAATTTGGGACGTACCGCACTTCTTGCTCTTTCTCTTGACCAAAGCAATGCTTGGGTTTGGGATAACGAAGCTCGCGCTTGGGAAAAACTAGGTGATGAATACCTAAGTTCTGTAGTAGACGCAGTGAAGATGGCCAATGGCACAATTCCTAGTGATCTAATAAAACTACCTATTAAAGCAGCGGAGTAA
- a CDS encoding methionine synthase, with protein MKKLLPISIAGSLPKPSWLAQPETLWSPWKLHDEELVEGKQDALRLALQDQQHAGIDIISDGEQTRQHFVTTFIEHLSGVDFENRKTVKIRDRYDASVPTVVDAVARKKPVFVNDARFLRQQTQQPIKWALPGPMTMIDTLYDNHYKSREKLAWEFAKILNQEAKELEAAGVDIIQFDEPAFNVFFDEVNDWGIAALEQAIDGLKCQTAVHICYGYGIKANTDWKKTLGAEWRQYEAIFPKLQSSNIDMISLECHNSRVPMDLIELIRGKKVMVGSIDVATNAIETPEEIANTLRKALKFVDADKLYPCTNCGMAPLSRSVATAKLKALYAGTEILRRELSA; from the coding sequence ATGAAAAAATTATTACCTATTTCAATTGCAGGCAGTTTACCTAAGCCGTCGTGGCTTGCACAACCAGAGACACTTTGGTCGCCGTGGAAATTGCACGATGAAGAATTAGTTGAAGGAAAACAGGACGCTTTACGGCTGGCATTGCAAGATCAACAGCACGCAGGTATAGATATTATTAGTGATGGCGAGCAAACCCGCCAACACTTTGTTACTACCTTTATTGAGCATCTAAGCGGCGTGGATTTTGAAAACCGCAAAACCGTTAAAATTCGTGACCGCTATGATGCAAGCGTGCCTACGGTTGTTGATGCTGTTGCTCGTAAAAAACCAGTGTTTGTTAATGATGCCAGGTTTTTGCGTCAGCAAACCCAGCAACCCATTAAGTGGGCGCTTCCCGGCCCTATGACAATGATAGATACGCTTTACGACAACCATTATAAAAGCCGTGAAAAGTTAGCGTGGGAATTTGCCAAAATTCTTAATCAGGAAGCCAAAGAATTAGAAGCTGCGGGTGTGGATATTATTCAATTTGATGAGCCAGCTTTTAATGTGTTTTTTGATGAAGTCAATGACTGGGGGATTGCTGCGTTAGAACAAGCCATCGACGGGCTTAAATGTCAAACTGCCGTACATATTTGCTACGGTTATGGCATTAAGGCCAATACAGATTGGAAAAAAACGTTAGGGGCAGAGTGGAGGCAATATGAAGCGATTTTTCCAAAATTGCAGTCTTCGAATATCGATATGATTTCGCTGGAATGCCACAACTCTCGGGTGCCGATGGATCTCATTGAACTCATTCGAGGGAAAAAAGTGATGGTTGGGTCCATTGATGTAGCAACCAACGCCATTGAAACACCAGAGGAAATAGCCAATACCTTAAGAAAAGCCTTGAAATTTGTGGATGCTGATAAGCTTTATCCATGCACCAATTGTGGCATGGCTCCTTTATCTCGTTCAGTAGCAACGGCAAAGTTAAAGGCTTTATATGCTGGCACAGAAATACTCCGCAGAGAACTGTCAGCGTAG
- a CDS encoding type II toxin-antitoxin system TacA family antitoxin: MDTRIQFRVDEETKRLAQLMAESQGRTLSDACRELTEELAEQQRKVMIHDQWLTEQVNEAFSKLESGLSEFVIHEDASLDMEARKMKIRNEAKK, translated from the coding sequence ATGGATACTCGCATACAATTTAGAGTTGACGAAGAAACTAAACGTTTGGCTCAGCTAATGGCAGAAAGCCAAGGGCGCACATTAAGTGACGCTTGTAGAGAGCTTACTGAAGAACTTGCTGAGCAGCAACGCAAAGTTATGATTCATGATCAGTGGCTTACCGAACAAGTTAATGAAGCATTTAGCAAATTAGAAAGTGGTCTGAGTGAGTTTGTCATTCATGAAGATGCTAGTTTAGACATGGAAGCTCGAAAGATGAAAATTAG
- a CDS encoding MotA/TolQ/ExbB proton channel family protein: MKPVFKSLVAAATLAVFATGAHAQEAASLQDLLEQVKENRVSEARINQQREAEFQSARADKQALLKKAQSDLTAEQNRGERLQQQFGNNETTLNEKAAELESATGTLGEMFGVVRQAASEAYGRISTSIVSAQYPGRDDFLAEMSEESKGLPNIQELEDLWFTLQTEMTESGQVVRFTTQVVNLDGGSSEQEVVRVGTFNLVGEDGYLTYDAENELVQPLGRQPDGPLVGSAEDLVEATSGFVPFYTDPSQGAILGLLKQKATMMERYHAGGAVGYTITVMLIIGLLIGVYKLITLTITGSKIRSQLKNPGNPSSSNPLGRILKVYQENKTADAENLELKLDEAILKELPSIESGINVIKIFAAIAPLLGLLGTVLGMIETFQTITLFGTGDPRMMAGSISMALVTTAQGIIAALPLILTHSIVASRSKSIVHILDEQTAGIIAAHSEAERV; encoded by the coding sequence ATGAAACCAGTATTCAAATCTCTTGTAGCCGCTGCAACACTGGCGGTCTTTGCAACCGGTGCGCATGCACAGGAAGCAGCAAGCCTGCAGGACCTATTGGAGCAGGTTAAGGAAAATCGTGTTTCTGAAGCACGTATTAACCAACAGCGTGAAGCTGAGTTCCAGTCTGCTCGTGCAGATAAACAAGCATTATTAAAGAAAGCGCAATCTGATCTTACAGCAGAACAGAATCGTGGCGAACGTTTACAGCAGCAATTTGGTAATAACGAAACTACCCTGAACGAAAAGGCGGCTGAGCTAGAATCCGCCACCGGTACATTAGGTGAAATGTTTGGTGTGGTTCGTCAAGCTGCTTCTGAAGCCTATGGTCGCATTTCAACCTCAATTGTTAGTGCCCAGTATCCAGGACGCGACGACTTCCTGGCTGAAATGTCAGAAGAATCAAAAGGTCTGCCTAACATTCAGGAACTGGAAGATTTGTGGTTCACACTACAAACTGAAATGACCGAATCAGGCCAGGTTGTTCGTTTTACCACACAGGTTGTAAACTTGGATGGTGGCAGCTCTGAACAAGAAGTGGTTCGTGTTGGTACCTTCAACCTGGTTGGTGAAGATGGTTATTTAACCTATGATGCAGAAAATGAACTCGTTCAGCCTTTAGGTCGTCAGCCTGATGGCCCGTTAGTTGGCTCTGCAGAAGATTTGGTTGAGGCAACATCCGGTTTTGTTCCTTTCTATACGGATCCTTCTCAAGGCGCAATTCTTGGGCTGTTGAAGCAAAAAGCAACGATGATGGAGCGTTATCACGCAGGTGGCGCAGTGGGTTATACCATCACTGTTATGCTGATTATCGGCCTTCTCATTGGCGTGTATAAGTTGATTACGTTAACGATCACAGGTAGCAAGATTCGATCTCAGCTGAAGAATCCTGGTAATCCTTCTTCTAGTAATCCACTTGGACGTATCTTGAAGGTTTATCAAGAAAATAAAACTGCTGATGCAGAAAACCTTGAACTTAAGCTGGATGAAGCGATTCTTAAAGAATTACCTTCAATAGAAAGTGGCATTAACGTTATTAAGATTTTCGCAGCAATCGCGCCTCTACTTGGTCTGTTAGGTACGGTACTGGGGATGATTGAAACGTTCCAGACAATTACATTGTTCGGTACTGGTGACCCTCGTATGATGGCAGGTAGTATCTCAATGGCTTTGGTAACAACTGCTCAGGGTATTATTGCAGCATTGCCTCTGATTCTGACTCATAGCATCGTGGCTTCACGCAGCAAATCTATCGTTCACATTTTGGATGAGCAAACAGCTGGTATCATTGCAGCTCATTCAGAGGCGGAGAGAGTCTAA
- a CDS encoding MotA/TolQ/ExbB proton channel family protein, producing MIYLIGLWESVREFIATGGDVLYFVAAALFLMWMLMIERYWYLKTVFPKVKKTIIRNWDDRTDTTSWYAHRIRETWISQASDDLDARMLIIRTLVAMCPLIGLLGTVTGMITVFETMATQGTSNARLMAAGISMATIPTMAGMVAALSGLFISSRLEAKVKMAKEGLVDSLPHH from the coding sequence ATGATATACCTGATTGGATTATGGGAATCTGTCAGGGAGTTTATCGCTACCGGCGGTGATGTTTTATATTTCGTCGCTGCCGCGCTCTTTCTTATGTGGATGTTAATGATTGAGCGCTACTGGTATTTGAAAACGGTTTTTCCCAAGGTGAAGAAAACTATCATCAGAAACTGGGATGACCGTACAGACACTACCTCATGGTATGCGCATAGAATCCGTGAAACATGGATTTCTCAGGCGTCAGATGATCTAGACGCCAGGATGTTGATCATACGCACATTGGTTGCAATGTGTCCGTTAATTGGTCTTTTAGGAACAGTTACGGGAATGATTACAGTGTTCGAGACAATGGCAACTCAGGGTACCAGCAACGCGCGTTTAATGGCTGCTGGTATTTCGATGGCAACTATCCCTACTATGGCTGGAATGGTTGCTGCGCTGTCAGGCCTCTTCATTAGTTCTCGTCTTGAAGCAAAAGTCAAGATGGCTAAAGAAGGGTTGGTTGATAGCTTGCCACATCATTAG
- a CDS encoding energy transducer TonB, with protein sequence MARFIVSILLGAVVAFALFVLMAKLIENSARPADEVPAAPVIDIVMQEPEDTTQTRTRTPPPPPPPPQQPPKMQQVEPEAADPNADGFSLSIPQIDTGGVGVNIGAVGAMQRDGEATPIVRIDPKYPPEAARDGREGWVRLSFTINEVGGVDDIEVLDADPKRVFDREARRALSKWKYKPKIVDGKAVKQTDMFVQLDFKLEQ encoded by the coding sequence ATGGCACGATTTATCGTATCTATATTATTAGGTGCAGTAGTAGCATTCGCACTGTTCGTATTGATGGCCAAGTTAATAGAAAACTCAGCCAGACCGGCAGACGAAGTGCCAGCAGCACCTGTTATTGACATCGTAATGCAGGAGCCCGAGGACACTACGCAGACTCGTACTCGTACGCCACCGCCGCCACCGCCTCCGCCTCAACAGCCGCCTAAAATGCAGCAGGTTGAGCCAGAAGCAGCCGACCCAAATGCTGATGGCTTTAGCCTGAGCATTCCTCAAATTGATACTGGGGGAGTAGGTGTAAACATTGGTGCTGTTGGCGCAATGCAACGTGATGGTGAAGCTACGCCTATCGTTCGTATTGATCCAAAATATCCTCCTGAAGCGGCCCGTGATGGACGTGAAGGTTGGGTTAGATTATCTTTTACTATTAACGAAGTGGGAGGTGTCGATGATATTGAAGTTCTTGATGCTGACCCTAAGCGTGTATTTGACCGTGAAGCGCGTCGTGCGCTGAGCAAGTGGAAATACAAGCCGAAAATTGTTGATGGGAAAGCAGTCAAGCAAACAGATATGTTTGTGCAGCTAGACTTTAAACTGGAGCAATGA
- a CDS encoding DUF1852 domain-containing protein produces MSTDFTFTIKSIRFDENYRPSDNTRITTNFANLARGERRRENLRHTMRMIDNRFNALAHWDNVKGDRYAVELEIISVDIDIEGNGQTFPTIEILKTNIIDSKSNKRIEGIVGNNFSSYVRDYDFSVVLAEHNKSRSQFSIPDDFGELHGKMFRSFLSSAAYKQHFGKPPVICLSVSDNKIYHRKENEHPVLGVEYQPNESSLTERYFQKMGLQVRYFMPPNSVAPLAFYFIGDLLNDYTSLELISTISTMETFQKIYRPEIYNANAVAGIRYQPNLKHQDYSLTQIEYDREERSQLAVEQGKFVEKYFMKPYQSILEQWSASSAL; encoded by the coding sequence ATGAGCACAGACTTTACATTTACGATTAAGAGCATTCGTTTTGATGAAAATTATCGTCCTTCAGACAATACTCGTATTACCACCAACTTTGCTAACTTGGCGAGAGGAGAGCGGCGTCGAGAGAATTTACGTCATACCATGAGAATGATCGACAATCGTTTTAATGCTCTGGCGCACTGGGATAATGTTAAAGGCGACCGTTACGCTGTCGAATTGGAAATCATATCTGTGGATATTGATATTGAAGGTAATGGTCAGACATTCCCCACCATCGAAATTTTGAAAACGAACATTATCGATAGCAAAAGCAATAAACGTATTGAAGGTATTGTGGGTAACAATTTTTCCTCCTATGTGCGGGATTATGATTTTAGCGTAGTACTGGCAGAACATAATAAGAGCCGAAGCCAATTCAGTATTCCAGATGATTTTGGCGAACTACATGGGAAAATGTTTAGAAGCTTTTTAAGTTCAGCTGCTTACAAACAGCATTTTGGTAAGCCTCCTGTCATATGCCTCAGTGTTTCAGATAACAAAATTTATCACCGGAAAGAAAATGAGCACCCGGTACTGGGTGTGGAATATCAGCCAAATGAATCGTCTTTGACAGAGCGTTATTTCCAAAAAATGGGGTTACAGGTTCGCTACTTTATGCCTCCCAATAGTGTCGCGCCTTTAGCGTTTTATTTTATTGGTGATTTACTCAACGATTACACCAGTCTTGAGCTTATCAGTACCATCAGTACGATGGAGACCTTTCAAAAAATTTACCGCCCTGAGATATACAACGCAAATGCTGTAGCAGGAATACGCTACCAACCAAACCTGAAGCACCAGGATTATTCGTTAACGCAAATTGAGTATGACCGGGAAGAGCGGAGTCAACTGGCTGTGGAGCAGGGGAAATTTGTGGAGAAATATTTCATGAAACCTTACCAGTCTATTCTTGAACAATGGTCTGCTAGCAGCGCTCTTTAA
- a CDS encoding tetratricopeptide repeat protein: MMKRQFKMSALALVVGVGSFLSVPVALAQSSAPVVCPGYEKGKTTLVGERAGKKVQKAFEAYNEDRVDEALQILMDVDTSDEFDKAYVGRFIGNLMAAKEGQGAKAMEYLRDAVEPKVLNDTEHSQTLKLLGDLSMQEQNYPEAIKWYNSWMDFTCKEDADVYTRMAQAYFEMKELDKIIEPADKAIALYEKPNKNPYVLKLQSYYERKMYPETVKVAETLVNTFPENKTWWTQLGLFYMLVEDYKNALATMELAYNQGYLEKDTQIKTLAQLYATNGIPYKAGQLLEKHMKSGLLKKDEEMLANVANTFHQAKNYKIAANYYGMAAKESSDPEHYQKQGTLLLVTEDYKGAIAALNQALERGAEDPAKIHFSLMEANFYAGNYKSAWKHVQEAKKDNSVRRNAVAWEPYIKEKAKNRGIDI; this comes from the coding sequence ATGATGAAACGTCAATTCAAAATGTCAGCACTTGCTTTGGTAGTAGGCGTTGGTTCGTTTCTCTCCGTACCTGTAGCTCTTGCGCAGTCTTCTGCGCCGGTAGTTTGTCCTGGGTACGAAAAGGGTAAAACCACGTTGGTCGGCGAGCGCGCAGGTAAAAAGGTTCAAAAGGCATTTGAAGCTTACAATGAAGATCGCGTCGACGAAGCACTTCAGATTCTGATGGACGTGGATACGTCTGATGAATTTGATAAAGCGTATGTCGGGCGTTTCATTGGCAACTTGATGGCTGCAAAGGAAGGCCAGGGCGCTAAAGCAATGGAATATTTGCGCGATGCTGTAGAGCCTAAAGTATTAAACGACACTGAGCATTCTCAGACGTTGAAGCTGCTGGGCGATCTAAGCATGCAGGAGCAAAATTATCCTGAAGCTATAAAGTGGTATAACAGCTGGATGGACTTTACTTGTAAAGAAGATGCAGACGTTTATACACGTATGGCTCAAGCTTACTTTGAAATGAAAGAGCTTGATAAGATTATTGAACCTGCAGATAAAGCGATCGCGTTGTACGAGAAGCCGAACAAGAATCCCTATGTTCTGAAGTTGCAATCTTACTACGAACGCAAAATGTATCCGGAAACCGTTAAAGTAGCTGAAACGCTTGTTAATACGTTTCCGGAGAACAAAACCTGGTGGACACAGCTAGGCTTGTTCTACATGTTGGTTGAAGATTATAAAAATGCTTTAGCCACTATGGAGCTGGCTTATAATCAAGGTTATCTTGAAAAAGATACTCAGATTAAAACGCTTGCCCAGCTGTATGCAACAAATGGTATTCCGTACAAAGCCGGTCAATTGCTTGAAAAGCATATGAAGTCGGGTCTGTTGAAGAAAGATGAGGAAATGCTAGCTAACGTAGCTAATACTTTCCACCAGGCTAAGAACTATAAGATTGCAGCGAATTACTATGGTATGGCTGCGAAGGAAAGTTCTGATCCTGAGCATTATCAGAAACAGGGTACGCTGCTTTTGGTTACTGAAGATTATAAAGGTGCGATAGCGGCATTAAATCAAGCTCTGGAACGAGGTGCTGAAGATCCAGCGAAAATTCACTTCTCTCTCATGGAAGCGAATTTTTATGCAGGTAATTATAAAAGCGCTTGGAAACACGTTCAGGAAGCTAAGAAAGATAATTCCGTACGTCGAAATGCCGTAGCTTGGGAGCCTTATATTAAAGAAAAGGCGAAAAACCGCGGTATTGACATTTAA